In the genome of Vicia villosa cultivar HV-30 ecotype Madison, WI linkage group LG7, Vvil1.0, whole genome shotgun sequence, one region contains:
- the LOC131617954 gene encoding WAT1-related protein At4g30420-like, with protein MASSNMNYYLPIIAMLLLQFIFAGMTLGTRMALLEGMSPRVFVVYRSAFATIVLAPLAYLSSSITLFQNLYFEGLYLSSSSVASAISNLLPAITFVIAAFVGMEKLNIRSLRTIAKILGTVICVSGAVSIALLKGPKLLNAENMPSKSIIGLSLKSDDNWLLGCLFLLGSIVAWLIFLILQVPAYESHPNYISLSAWTCLMATLQSAIVTLFIEQDLNAWKITSILELGSSLYAGIMGSAVTFCLQAWCISKRGPHFFAMFIPVFTIICTVLAALLLHEEIYFGSLIGAIGVIIGLSIVLWGKAEDVVDIKEKIDQKSIANETEEVKLLIDESSEKEYSKTDLKEPLLQC; from the exons ATGGCAAGTTCAAACATGAATTACTACCTTCCAATAATTGCTATGTTGTTATTACAGTTTATATTTGCAGGTATGACTCTTGGCACAAGGATGGCTCTTTTGGAGGGTATGAGCCCAAGGGTGTTTGTTGTTTACCGTAGTGCTTTTGCAACAATTGTTCTTGCTCCTCTTGCTTATTTATCATCAAG CATTACATTgtttcaaaatttatattttgaagGACTATATCTTTCTTCATCATCAGTTGCAAGTGCCATTTCCAATCTTCTTCCAGCAATCACATTTGTAATAGCAGCTTTTGTAGG AATGGAAAAATTGAATATTAGAAGTTTGAGAACTATAGCCAAAATATTGGGGACTGTGATTTGTGTTAGTGGAGCAGTGTCCATTGCATTGTTGAAGGGTCCAAAGCTACTAAATGCAGAAAACATGCCATCAAAATCTATCATAGGCTTATCCTTAAAAAGTGATGATAATTGGTTGCTTGGATGTTTGTTTCTTTTAGGAAGTATTGTTGCCTGGTTAATTTTTCTCATTTTGCAG GTTCCAGCTTATGAAAGTCATCCAAATTATATATCACTTTCAGCCTGGACGTGTTTAATGGCAACATTACAATCAGCAATAGTGACATTATTCATCGAGCAAGACCTAAATGCATGGAAGATTACTTCTATACTTGAACTTGGAAGCTCTTTATATGCA GGAATTATGGGATCTGCAGTAACATTTTGTCTCCAAGCATGGTGCATTTCAAAGAGGGGACCTCACTTCTTTGCTATGTTTATTCCTGTCTTCACAATAATTTGTACGGTATTGGCTGCTTTGTTGCTTCATGAAGAAATATACTTTGGAAG CTTGATAGGTGCAATCGGAGTGATTATTGGCTTGTCTATTGTGCTTTGGGGTAAAGCTGAAGATGTAGTTGATATCAAAGAGAAGATAGATCAAAAATCAATAGCTAATGAGACTGAGGAAGTGAAATTACTTATAGATGAATCCTCTGAAAAGGAATATTCTAAGACTGATTTGAAAGAACCTCTCTTACAGTGTTAG